The Podospora pseudocomata strain CBS 415.72m chromosome 3, whole genome shotgun sequence genome window below encodes:
- a CDS encoding hypothetical protein (EggNog:ENOG503P22P; COG:S) translates to MFLLCSLAMRRNLPRNLPRLKRRFFVMSTNSTGAPDTSADPPPSDTNPPAPPPSTSNTPTPTPTPTPTPPPPPPPTTTPTPPPPSTSSTPRPDPPSTSSTPQQPEPSPEPSSSNPPDPEPDTSTEVVTQTITTRRPTDGVPDPAQTSSSSSTGLPGVGAGNDTNPEASAGSLSNSGKIAIAVVVPIVAVALLVVAGIFLWRKRKQRKDAEEQRRKEVEDYGYNPNADPTIPAVAAAYDGRDDESSAGYRGWGSTTIAGSTARKTSTTMSGGAPYSDAASPTRATVSDTRSGEPLMHEVPASPEGEILGVMGPSAANNRGDVHRGPSNASSSYSAAARSDGSGEGPIGMAYSGPNQYYDQYGSGNPYSDQPPSQPGGGSPIIRDVTARRNTRIENPAHYPQQTAGISQNF, encoded by the coding sequence AAACCTACCGCGATTGAAGCGACGATTCTTCGTGATGTCTACCAACTCGACTGGCGCGCCGGACACCTCCGCAGACCCTCCACCGTCTGACACCAACCCACCCGCTCCTCCGCCATCGACTAGCAACACACCGACTCCtacaccaactccaactcccactcctcctcctccccctcctcccactaccactcccacccctcctcctccttcgacATCATCGACTCCTAGGCCtgatccaccatccaccagtTCCACCCCACAACAACCAGAGCCTTCTCCGGAGCCTTcatccagcaaccccccAGACCCTGAACCAGACACCAGCACAGAGGTTGTTACgcaaaccatcaccactagAAGACCGACGGATGGCGTACCAGATCCTGCGCAGacctcatcgtcttcttcaaCTGGACTTCCCGGGGTTGGCGCTGGCAATGACACCAACCCTGAGGCCTCGGCCGGAAGCTTGAGCAACAGTGGGAAGATTGCTATCGCTGTGGTGGTCCCTATTGTTGCCGTTGCTCTTTTGGTTGTGGCCGGCATTTTCttgtggaggaagaggaagcagcgcaaggatgccgaggagcAGAGACGCAAGGAGGTCGAAGATTATGGATACAACCCTAACGCCGACCCAACAATTCCAGCCGTCGCTGCCGCTTATGATGGGCGAGATGATGAGTCCTCCGCTGGCTACAGAGGCTGGGGCTCCACCACGATTGCCGGTTCGACTGCGAGGAAAACATCGACAACCATGTCTGGAGGGGCCCCTTACTCGGATGCCGCTTCACCTACCCGTGCTACTGTCTCCGACACACGATCTGGTGAGCCCTTGATGCATGAAGTGCCTGCTTCACCGGAGGGCGAGATTCTTGGAGTAATGGGCCCTTCTGCTGCGAACAACCGTGGTGACGTGCACCGCGGGCCTTCCAATGCTTCCTCTTCGTATAGTGCTGCTGCGAGGTCTGATGGCTCTGGCGAAGGCCCAATAGGTATGGCGTACAGCGGACCCAATCAGTACTACGATCAGTACGGCAGTGGAAACCCATACTCAGACCAGccccccagccagccaggaGGCGGCTCACCAATCATCCGGGATGTGACGGCTCGGAGGAACACTCGCATCGAGAACCCAGCACATTACCCGCAACAGACAGCTGGAATCTCGCAGAATTTCTAG